CGGGCCTTGTCCTTGCTTTCTGGCGCTGGAATGCGTGCCCCGCCGAACATCACGATTGTGGACTGCACCTTGGCCTCATTCATCAGCAATTCGGGCTTGAGCAACTCCAACTGCAACCGCACAGGGCGCAATTCATCGCGGAGCATGAAGTCAGGATCGGCAAAGGCCAACGCATAGGACGGCGCGCGGGTTTGCGGCGTTTCGGGAATATGGCACGCGGTCTCGCGGTCCTCGCCACTGCGGCGAAACGGATGGCGATGCGGGTCGTCTTTCATATGGTGTGCTCCCTCGTGAGTTGTTCGAAATGTCTGGCAGGGTTGGCGGGCAAAGTCCAATAACACCACCGCGCTTGGTCCAAGTGATTGCGCGACAGGCCTGCCGCCGCTATAGCGCAGGCGAACCTGACCTTTGCCAAGCCGGAGAACACCATGTCCAACGCCGCCCTTGAAACAGCCATTGAAGCCGCATGGGAGGCGCGCGACGGAATTTCTCCTACGACGACCGGCGCGGTGCGCGACGCCATCGAAGACACCCTGAATGCGCTGGACAGCGGCAAACTGCGCGTGGCCGAACGGCGTGAGAACGGCGACTGGCATGTGAACCAATGGGCGAAAAAGGCGGTTCTGCTGTCGTTCCGCCTGAACGACATGGAGACCATTCCCGGTGGCAACGGCGCATCCACATGGTGGGACAAGGTGCCGTCGAAATTTGACAATTGGGGCGACAATCAGTGGCGCGCTGCGGGTTTTCGCGCGGTTCCGGGCAGCATCGTGCGGCGGTCCGCCTTTATCGGCAAGAATGTGGTGCTTATGCCGTCGTTTGTTAACATCGGCGCATATGTCGATGAAGGATCAATGGTTGATGGTTGGGCCACGGTCGGAAGCTGCGCACAGATCGGCAAGAACGTGCACCTGTCCGGCGGGGTCGGGATTGGCGGTGTGCTGGAACCAATGCAGGCCGGCCCGACGATCATCGAGGACAACTGCTTTATCGGTGCGCGCTCGGAAGTGGTCGAAGGGTGCATCATCCGCGAAGGCTCGGTTCTTGGGATGGGCGTGTTTATCGGCCAATCGACCAAGATCGTGGATCGTGAAAGCGGTGAAGTCTTTTATGGCGAA
This portion of the Octadecabacter sp. SW4 genome encodes:
- the dapD gene encoding 2,3,4,5-tetrahydropyridine-2,6-dicarboxylate N-succinyltransferase produces the protein MSNAALETAIEAAWEARDGISPTTTGAVRDAIEDTLNALDSGKLRVAERRENGDWHVNQWAKKAVLLSFRLNDMETIPGGNGASTWWDKVPSKFDNWGDNQWRAAGFRAVPGSIVRRSAFIGKNVVLMPSFVNIGAYVDEGSMVDGWATVGSCAQIGKNVHLSGGVGIGGVLEPMQAGPTIIEDNCFIGARSEVVEGCIIREGSVLGMGVFIGQSTKIVDRESGEVFYGEVPPYSVVVAGSMPSKNGINLYCAVIVKRVDERTRSKTGINELLRD